A genomic window from Arthrobacter globiformis includes:
- a CDS encoding HAD family hydrolase translates to MTTLTESSAAGIEDRREAHQKLMIALDVDGTLVDHDGHMSAPVREAAQSVVAAGHEVMIATGRSLNATLPIIEQIGLDRGYAVCCNGGVTLRLDPGLPSGYDIIHKATFDPGPALRALRKRLPAAKYALEDEDGNFLSTERFQDASFGVEAIGVDFQTMLEATAVRVVVFSAENTPEEFNEAIEHIGLAGVTYSVGWTAWLDIAAAGVTKASALENLRSRLGVDPAATVAIGDGRNDIEMLAWAGRGVAMGQAPEEVVAAADEVTKSVYDDGAAHVLRGLL, encoded by the coding sequence ATGACTACACTGACTGAATCCTCAGCCGCCGGCATCGAAGACCGGCGAGAAGCACACCAAAAACTCATGATCGCCCTGGACGTGGACGGCACCCTCGTGGACCACGACGGCCACATGTCCGCTCCGGTCCGTGAGGCCGCACAGTCTGTGGTGGCGGCCGGGCACGAGGTGATGATCGCAACCGGGCGTTCACTCAACGCCACGCTCCCCATCATCGAACAGATCGGCCTGGACCGCGGTTACGCCGTCTGCTGCAACGGCGGCGTGACGCTGCGCCTGGACCCCGGGCTGCCCAGCGGCTACGACATCATCCACAAGGCCACCTTCGATCCGGGCCCGGCGCTCCGCGCGCTCCGAAAGCGCCTGCCGGCAGCAAAATACGCGCTGGAGGACGAGGACGGGAACTTCCTCTCCACCGAACGCTTCCAGGATGCGAGCTTCGGCGTCGAGGCCATCGGGGTGGACTTCCAGACCATGCTCGAGGCCACAGCGGTCCGCGTCGTGGTCTTCAGTGCGGAGAACACGCCGGAGGAGTTCAACGAAGCCATCGAGCACATCGGCCTCGCCGGTGTGACCTATTCGGTCGGCTGGACCGCGTGGCTGGACATCGCCGCTGCCGGCGTCACCAAGGCCAGTGCACTGGAGAACCTCCGCAGCCGCCTCGGCGTTGATCCAGCCGCCACGGTTGCCATCGGCGACGGCCGCAATGACATCGAAATGCTCGCCTGGGCTGGCCGCGGGGTGGCCATGGGGCAGGCTCCGGAGGAAGTGGTCGCCGCGGCGGACGAGGTCACCAAGTCGGTATACGACGACGGCGCCGCCCACGTGCTGCGCGGCCTCCTCTAG
- a CDS encoding inorganic diphosphatase has product MKHDVTIEIPKGSRVKYEVDHETGRVRLDRVLFTSMQYPTHYGFFENTLGEDGDPLDALVLLQDFDLIPGVIVEARPIGVFNMTDDGGGDAKVLCVPADPRFDHIQEVSDVNEFLIKEIEHFFTRYKDLEPGKWVKAEGWADRAAAEAELEASIKRYVPAAH; this is encoded by the coding sequence ATGAAGCATGACGTGACCATCGAGATCCCCAAGGGATCGCGCGTCAAGTACGAAGTCGACCATGAGACCGGCCGAGTCCGCCTGGACCGTGTCCTCTTCACTTCCATGCAGTACCCCACCCACTACGGCTTCTTCGAGAACACCCTCGGCGAAGACGGTGACCCGCTGGACGCACTGGTGCTCCTGCAGGATTTCGATCTGATCCCGGGCGTCATCGTCGAAGCCCGCCCGATCGGCGTCTTCAACATGACCGACGACGGCGGCGGCGACGCCAAGGTCCTCTGCGTTCCGGCCGACCCGCGGTTCGACCACATCCAGGAAGTCAGCGACGTCAACGAATTCCTGATCAAGGAAATCGAGCACTTCTTCACCCGTTACAAGGACCTGGAGCCCGGCAAGTGGGTCAAGGCCGAAGGCTGGGCCGACCGCGCTGCTGCCGAAGCCGAACTTGAGGCTTCGATCAAGCGTTACGTGCCCGCAGCGCACTAA